From Danio aesculapii chromosome 18, fDanAes4.1, whole genome shotgun sequence, a single genomic window includes:
- the prrg4 gene encoding transmembrane gamma-carboxyglutamic acid protein 4 — MLIFILLLLCHFTLCGHCACTRKTLQTGAEQESKVFVVDQEANTFLGRHLLFNRFDFEIFTPGNLERECFEEVCNYEEAREVFENIPDTNHFWKTYTEGKGDSQSKVDVIVLLVGIISAGVFIIIIGLLIWYFCQGRNKNDGIRGSFRRRSTRSNASVIIRRLEEVSLHPIPPAEASAGLPSYEQAIAITGPHDAPPPPYPGSRPGSIRR, encoded by the exons ATGCTTATATTTATACTGCTGCTGCTGTGTCATTTCACGTTATGTGGACACTGTGCGTGTACGAGGAAAACCCTTCAGACAGGAGCAGAACAAGAGAGTAAAG tgtttgttgTGGACCAGGAGGCCAACACGTTTTTAGGACGTCACCTGTTGTTCAACCGCTTCGACTTTGAGATCTTTACCCCGGGTAATCTCGAACGGGAGTGTTTCGAGGAGGTATGCAATTACGAGGAGGCTCGGGAAGTCTTTGAGAATATCCCTGATACA AATCACTTTTGGAAGACTTATACAGAGG GAAAGGGTGATTCCCAGTCAAAAGTTGATGTAATAGTTTTGCTGGTGGGCATCATCTCCGCTGGAGTCTTTATCATTATTATCGGCCTCCTCATCTGGTATTTCTGCCAGGGCAGGAATAAAAATGATGGTATCCGGGG CTCCTTCAGACGTCGGTCCACCCGAAGCAATGCCTCTGTGATCATCCGCAGATTGGAAGAGGTTTCTCTGCATCCTATTCCTCCCGCAGAGGCCAGTGCAGGTTTACCATCATATGAACAGGCCATCGCCATCACTGGACCACATGATGCTCCGCCACCACCATATCCTGG TTCCAGGCCAGGAAGTATCAGACGATAA